From Anas acuta chromosome 20, bAnaAcu1.1, whole genome shotgun sequence, a single genomic window includes:
- the DYNC2I2 gene encoding cytoplasmic dynein 2 intermediate chain 2: MATAVGAAMLADGSAPGAAVPSLWRSDRSLRCEAKSCQTGKISTAEAAVQSQTSQDASVQTDQSIDAAQAFQQDVQVDYTSLLLFLQRVEDVVIKELNKNWTSRAFDGFEVNWTDQNEAVLCLHTLSYPEAQDQHLQVTSVSWNATGSVLACSYGRLADGDWSTEKSYVCTWNLDRRGLDPKHPDLVVDVPSSVLCLAFHPSQPSLIAGGLFSGEVVVWDTSRREDPLIWRTGLTDDTHTDPVYQVSWLPDAKHRNHVQLLSASTDGKVLVWREERNGRLALAEGFALVAQQIPRIAQLKKLTWGEVAVGVTSLSFSHFDPRVFIVGVEGGYSLKCSMAAETPALHRTGSSVLLRAPAELAFSPHGGPVYSVSCSPFHRNLFLSCGTDGQVHLNSMLQTQPLLSLQLSKKYLFCIRWSPVRPLVFAAASGEGDVHLFDFAKSSQKPAVSIKQAAAECPVYCLEFNIKQTQLLAAGDATGTVRVWQLSSDFMEQGPREMTHLEQLASETTD, translated from the exons ATGGCAACGGCTGTGGGGGCCGCCATGTTGGCGGACGGCTCGGCTCCCGGTGCCGCGGTGCCGTCGCTGTGGAGAAGCGACCGGAGCCTGCGCTGCGAGGCG AAAAGCTGCCAGACTGGGAAAATTTCTACAGCAGAAGCTGCGGTACAGTCGCAGACTAGTCAGGATGCCAGTGTACAAACGGATCAAAGTATAGATGCTGCCCAAGCCTTCCAGCAAGATGTCCAAGTAGATTACACTAGCCTTCTACTATTCCTTCAGAGAGTGGAGGATGTTGTTATCAAAGAGCTGAATAAAAACTGGACAAGTCGTGCCTTTGATGGCTTTGAAGTGAACTGGACAGATCAGAATGAAGCA GTGCTGTGTTTGCATACGTTGTCATACCCCGAGGCTCAGGATCAACACCTGCAGGTTACCAGCGTCTCGTGGAATGCAACTGGATCCGTTCTTGCATGCTCGTATGGCCG gtTGGCTGATGGGGACTGGAGCACAGAAAAATCCTACGTTTGTACTTGGAATCTGGACAGAAGAGGGTTGGATCCAAAACACCCTGACCTAGTGGTGGATGTTCCCAGTTCTGTCCTGTGCCTGGCTTTCCATCCCTCCCAGCCTTCACTGATAGCTG GTGGCCTGTTCAGTGGGGAAGTGGTGGTGTGGGATACCAGCAGAAGAGAAGACCCTTTGATCTGGAGGACGGGGCTGACTGATGACACTCACACCGATCCCGTCTATCAG GTGAGCTGGTTACCTGATGCCAAGCACAGAAACCACGTCCAGCTGCTGAGTGCATCGACAGACGGAAAGGTGCTGGTGTGGAGGGAGGAGCGCAATGGGCGGCTGGCCTTGGCTGAAGGGTTTGCGCTGGTGGCTCAGCAGATCCCTCGTATTGCTCAGCTGAAGAAG ctCACGTGGGGAGAGGTGGCTGTGGGTGTGACCTCGCTCTCCTTTTCACACTTCGATCCCCGCGTGTTCATTGTTGGTGTGGAAGGCGGCTACTCACTGAAGTGCTCCATGGCAGCAGAGACTCCGGCTCTCCACCGGACGGGTTCCTCGGTCCTGCTCAGGGCACCAGCAGAGCTCGCCTTCTCCCCCCATGGTGGGCCGGTGTACTCCGTGAGCTGCTCCCCCTTCCACAG GAATCTCTTTCTGAGTTGTGGGACTGATGGACAAGTTCACCTGAACTCCATGCTGCAGACACAACCCCTCCTTTCGCTTCAGTTATCCAAGAAGTACCTCTTCTGCATACGCTGGTCTCCAGTTCGGCCACTGGTCTTCGCAGCTGCTTCCGGAGAAG GAGACGTGCACCTGTTTGATTTTGCGAAGAGCTCCCAGAAGCCTGCTGTTTCCATAAAGCAGGCTGCGGCTGAATGCCCTGTGTACTGCTTGGAATTCAACATCAAGCAAACTCAGCTCTTGGCAGCAGGGGATGCTACCGGTACAGTCAGAGTCTGGCAGCTGAGTTCTGACTTTATGGAGCAGGGACCCAGGGAGATGACTCATCTGGAGCAGCTGGCAAGCGAGACCACAGACTGA